The Geothermobacter ehrlichii genome includes the window AGGTCATCAAGCGAATGGCTTATGGTTTCCGAGACGAGGCTTACTTCTTCCTTAAAATCCGCGCCGCGTTCCCCGGAAATCTACGATGAACCTTTTTTTTGCCTGGGGAGGCGGTTCTTTTCCGTCAGCTTAAGCGTTGGTCACCTCTTCACTTGTGCGGCGTACCGTACAGGTACGCCTCCGCGCTCATCGGTGTCCGTCTTGATCTGACGAAAAATCCCTCGCCCTTCAACGGGAAGGGCGAAAAGGGTTCGTCCCTCTTGCCGGCCGGTTGTCTTTCGGCCGGGTAGAGATTGTCGAACACAGGGTTGCTTGGAGCTGCTATGATGGTGCGGCATTCTGAACCGATCCCCTGCGTGATGGAAGAGACCCCCAATCAGCGCTTCGCGGTTGCCCTCGCCGACGGCCTCAGGGTCGAGGCGGTCTGGTACGCCAGCGGCACCCTGTGTATCTCGAGTCAGGCCGGCTGCGCCCTCGGCTGCCCCTTCTGCGCCTCGGGGCGGGGCGGCCTGCGCCGCAACCTGACCCTGGCCGAGCTGGAGCAGCAGGTCGAACAGGCGCGAAATCTGGGGTTGGCGCCACGGCGCCTGACCCTCTCCGGCATCGGTGAGCCGCTGCACAACCTGGCTACCGTCCGCCGCTTCATCGAGACCTGCCGTGCTAGGCAGCTGCCGGTGTCGCTGACCACCACCGGCACCCCGCTGGCAAAGCTGCGCGAGGCGCTACGTCTGCCCCACAACGGCCTGATGCTCTCCCTTCATGCCGGCTCTACCGCCACCCACCGGCGCCTGGTGCCGCGCGGCCCCGACTACGATGCCCTCTGGGAGCTGCTCGACCGCGAGCTGCCGCGCCTGTCGCGCCGCAACCGGCGCCGGATCGGCATCAACTATCTGCTGCTCGCCGGGGAAAACGATTCCGCCGAAGAGCTTGACCGGCTCGCCAGGCGCCTGGCGCCCCACCCCGAGCTGACCCTGCACCTGCTGGTCTGCAACCCGGTGCCGGACAGCCCCTTTCGCAGCCCGCCGCAGGAGAGCATCGACGCCATCCACACCCGCCTGCGCGCCGCCGGCATACAGGTGCGCCGCGCCAACCGCTGGCGCCGGCAGCAGGAGGGCGGGTGCGGGACGCTGGTATTGCGGCACTGATGAGCATTTGTTGAAAGTCCCGTTTTGCCTGTGCCATAACCGACTGGAATTGTTGCTTGGGGGGAGCATGAGATGAAGACGCTGCAAAGGCCACTTCGACAAAAAGCGAAGTGGCCTTTTGTTTTTTGCGGTGCAGTCAGACGTATCAACAATTAAACAACGTCCCCGAAAGTGACCCGATCGCCCAGCTGATTATGCAGATCATCACCAAGAGCCACATGACGCAAAAGGAAGCGGCGGAGGTTTTGGGCATGACCCAACCCAAGGTGTCGCTGATCATGAACGGAAGGCTGGAAGACTTCTCCCTCGAGCGGTTGATTATGGCCATGACGTCGCTCGATCGCGATGTGGAAATCCGCATTCGCAAGAAGCCGAGGTCCCGTGAACATGCGCGACTGAATGTTGTCTATGTGTAGGCTAGGGCTTTGATGCCTGCGGAAACGACACCCATTGAGTTAAAGGTGGGGGGAAAATCGGTATTATGCCCCCCGAATTCGCCGTGAAATATGGACTTTATAAAGTGCCGACGACAGCAGGCTGGACGAGGGCGCATGCCCCGCGGTGAAGAACATCGGAAGGCCGTGTGCGGGAAAACCGCAAGCACGGCTTGATGAGGGATGGCTGGTCAAGGCCGCCACGAAAAGGCTCTTTAGGCACCGTCAGACGAAAGGGACGGCAACGGATAGGCCGAACCTGAAGCTGCTGAGACCTGCTCTCTACTCTACCCACGTCCTACCAGAAATCTCATCATGTCCTGCTTTTTAGCTCAATTTGTGAGTGGTACACTTACGAATAGAATCTACCGTCCCGATTTTCCTATCCACCCAGGGAGGAATTATGCCTCAAGCGAAGAAGCGCCCCGTGGTCATTGGCCTCGACTCGGGCTCAACGGGCGTGAAGATCGTCACCGTCGACACCGGCACAGGCGGGATCATCGAAGTTCTTCCCTACCGGAGGCATCACAACAACTACGAGCAGACTGCCCGGGCACTGCTTCGGGAACTCCTCGGCCGCTACGACGTACAGGCGGTAAACGTCACCGGCTCGACAGGCAAGGTTCTGCACCTGGCCTGGCCGTCGACCTCATTCGTGGCGGAGGTCGAGGCCCAGGCCGCCGGGGCCAGGAGCCTGAACCCCGAGGTCGAAGCCGTTATCGACGGCGGCGGCTCGGAGATCAAGTTCTTCAAAGTCGACAGGGAGGGGCGCATCTGCGACTTCGCCATGAATCCCGAATGCGCCGCCGGCTCGGGGAACTTCCTCGACGTACAGGCCAAGCGGCTCATCCTCGAGATCGACGACGACTCCAACCCCGCCAGGCACTTTCCGACCCTGGGACTCGAGGCGATCCGCTCCGGCAAGACCGTCCCCATTTCAGGCCGCTGCTCCGTCTTCGCCAAGTCCGACATGATACACCAGCAGCAGAAACTGGTGTCCGTCGCCGCGATCGTGGGCGGACTCCACGAGTCAATGGCCAACAACATAAAGGCGACCATCATCCAGCAGCGCCTGAGAGGGTTCCGGGGCATCCTCGCCTTCCAGGGGGGGCTCTCGCAGAACACCTCCCTTTGTCACTGCCTGGCGACCCAGCTCGGCCTTGCACCGAACCAGCTCTTCCGCCACCAGTTCGGATACGCCGCGGGCGCGATCGGAGCGGCGCTGGCAGGCACACGCACCCCCTTCGACCCGACCGACCTCGACCGGGAGACCCGAAACGGCACTACGCACCACGTATGGGAAAAGCTCACCGAGGACTTCCGGGCCGAAAAGGGCGAGGTCTCCTCAGTGACGTGCGACCTTGTGCCCGGCGGCCCGCGGCTCAGGGCCTACCTAGGAATCGATATCGGCTCGGTGAGCACCAACGTCGTCCTCCTCGAAGAAGGGAGCGAGCAGGTCCTCGCCAAGTATTACGGACCCACCATGGGCAGACCGATCGAGGCGGTGAAAAAGGGCCTTGTGGACATGGTCGAAGACCTCGCCTCGCAGCTCGGTATCAGGGGCCCGCTCGAAGAAAAGGTCGCCGCCGTGGAGAGGCGGATCGAGATCGCCGGCGTCGCCACCACCGGCTCCGGCCGCTTCATGACCGGTCATTTCCTCCCCGCCGACTGCATCCGCAACGAGATCACCGCCCAGGCGACCGGGGCGGTGCGACTCGCCAAGCCGCTGGGCGTGCACATCGACACCATCTTTGAAATCGGCGGCCAGGACTCCAAGTACATCAAGCTCAACCCTGATGGCGGCGTGCGCGACTACACCATGAACAAGGTCTGCGCCGCAGGTTGCGGCTCGTTCCTCGAGGAGCAGGCCGAAAAACTGGCGCTCAACGTCAAGGAGGAGTTCGCCAGGATCGCCCTCTCGGCCGAGCGCCCCGCCAACCTCGGCGACCGCTGCACGGTCTTCATCGAGTCGGTGCTGGACAGCCTGTCCGGCTCGGGTGAGCCCAGGGAGAATCTGGTCGCCGGCCTGGCCTACTCCGTGGCCCACAACTATCTCAACCGCGTCGTCGAAGGACGTGACATCGAGGGCAACATCTTCTTCCAGGGCGGCACCGCCTTCAACAGGGCGGTGGTTCTCGCCTTCCAGAAGGTGCTGAACAAGCCCGTGTGGGTCACCCCCCACAACGAGGTCACGGGCGCCGTGGGCGCCGCATGCCTGGCCAAGGACTACGTCAAGGAGCAGCTCGCCGAAAACCCGGGCTACCGGACGCCGTTTTGTGGGATGCTCGAGGCGATCAACAAGCCGTATGAATCCGAAGAACGCTCATGCCGCCAGTGCCCGAACCGCTGCGAACTCCAGGTGGTCAAAGTCAGGGAGACCGTTGCCGGCCCAGACGGCCAGCCCGCCACGTGCCAGCGCATGATCTTCTACGGCGACCGCTGCGACGAGATGAACCTGAACCAGGGTCGGGGTAGAACCAAACAGGCGGACTCCTACCACGACCAGCGCAACCGGATCCTCTTCGACCAGCCCCTCAAACCCCAAAACCCGAACGGCAAGCGCATCGGCATTCCGCGGGCGATGTCCATGTGGGGTGAACATTTCCCGCTGTGGACGACCCTCTTCACGGAACTCGGTTTCGAGGTGGTCCTTTCGGGCGCCACCACCAAGACCACGATCGGGCGGGGCGCGGCCACTTCACTTTCCGACTACTGCGTACCGATCCGTACCGCCCACGGGGCTGTCCAGGAGCTCCTCGAGCAGGAGCCCAAGCCGGATTATATTTTCATCCCGCACCTCATCACTTACGAAAAAAGGAACCCGCGGACGACTCCGTACGCGTGTCTCTGGACCCAATGCCTGCCGATCGCCATCGGCGAGGCGTTCGATTTTGAAGCCCGGGGGGTGAAGCTCCTCAGGCCCGTCTGCGAGTTCCAGCGCCAAGGGCACCAGATGTTCGAGCTCGAGGAATACCTCACCGAGGAGCTCGGCATCTCGAAACGCCGCGTGCAAAAGGGACTGGAGAAGGGCTTCGAGGCGATGCGCAAAACCCGGAAGCACATCGTGGAACTCGGAAAGACCGTCCTTAAGGAGCTCGGCCCCGAGCACCCCGCCTTTCTGGTCATCGGCCGCGCCTACAACAGCTGCGATCCGGGTCTGTCGCTCGACATCGCCCTGAAGCTCCAGCGCCTCGGTCATCCGGCGATCCCCATGGAATTTCTGCCGCTTGAGGAGATACCGCTTGTCGAGGACCTGTCGAACATGTACTGGAAAAGCGGCGAGCGGATCCTCTCCGCGTTCCGCTACGCCGCGGAGCATGAGGGGCTGATCCCGATCTGGATCACCAACTTCGGCTGCGGGCCGGACTCCTTCATCCGCAAGCAGGTCCGGCATGTCATGGGCGAGAGACCCTACCTGGAGATCGAGCTCGACGAGCATACGGCCGACGCCGGGATCATTACCCGCATCGAGGCCTTCTACGACTCGTATCGGAGCACCCTCGAGTCCGTCCGCAAGCGCGCGAGGGAAAAACAGCAGAAGAAACCCGCCCACAAGTTCGAGATCTCAGGCAAAGAGGTTGGGCGGGGCCGCGTCCTCACCTTCTGCTACATGGACGACGCGACGTTCGCGCTCGCGGCGATCTTCCGCTCGCGAGGCCTGGAAGCGGTCGTGCTCCCGCGCACCTCGCCGGAAAGCCTCGCCCTGGGCAAGCGCTACAGCTCCGGCCAGGAGTGCGTACCGTATCAGACCACTCTTGGCGACAAACTCCTCTTCTTGACCTCGGACAAAAAGCGGTACCAGGTTCTGCCGGACGAGGTCAGGACCTTCGACCGGGAGATCCGGGCGGAGGACGTCATCTTTTACGATCCTTTTGCCTCCGGCCCCTGCCGTTTCGGGCAGTACAACGAGGGCTACAAGCGCATTTACGAGGAGCTCGGGATCCCGGTCCGCATGCTCTGCTCGGGTGACTTCAACAACTACGTCGATATCTTCAAGGACGCCTGGGACGCGTTCAGGACTGTGCTCCTCGCCTACGATGGCATCTGTGCCACGGACACGCTCCAGAAGGCGAAGCGCATCGTGCGACCCGTTGCGGAGAACCCCGAAGAGGTGACGGCGCTTTACCACAAGGCGGTCGCCGAGGTGGTCATGGTGCTGGAGAAAAGCGGCGACTCGTTCTTCGCGGTACGGGCCAAGCAAGAGGGGATTGAGGATATCCTCCGCCGCTATGCGAAAGCTTTTGCCGCCGTCCCACGCAATCCCGAAAAAGAGGCGGACATCGCCAACGTCGGCATGTTCGGCGAAATCTACGTGAGAAGCGAGCGGTTCATCAACGAGTCTCTGATCGACAGACTCGAGCAGTGCGGCATCCGCACCTACCTCGCGCCCACCAACGAGTGGATCCAGTATGCCAACTACGAGTACCTATGGGACAGGAAGACCTGGGAGCGATGCCGCAACCCCTGGCAGGTGCTGAGGCGCCTGAGCTACAGGCGGCACCAGATCGACGCGCGCCTCAAGCGCTGGTGGATGCCGCACAGGCTCAGGAAACTCCAGGAGCCGTTCAGGAGCCTCGAAGGCTGGTTGGAGGACCCCCACATCGAGGATACGATCGCCGCGGCCACGAACAAGGTCCCGTTCCATATCAAGGGAGAGCTCATCCTGTCATGGGGCCTGATACGGGAGATTCAGCACAACCCGAATCTGCACGGGATCGTGAACATCGGACCTTTCGGCTGCATGCCGAGCAAGGTGGTCAGCACGCTCCTCCACAACCCAGAGATCACCAAGCCCGTGTACGATGCGAACTACGACGGCTCGGTCACGAACACCCGCAGCCTCAAGATCGAGACCTTTGCCAGCCAGGTGAAGGCGTACGCCCGGAAAGCCCGCATGCCCCTTGGGGAAAAGCGATCCCTTGGAGATTGGGACGCCGGATTTGAACCGGAATGATGGGCATCAGAGCCCGAATGGGAGGTTAACGAACCATCTCTTTGTCCGCTGTTGGACAGAGAAAACGCTGCAAGTGCGCCCTCAGATTCTATTTGACAGAGGGCCTTTTCATGGGAGGGGGACATGGGAAGACGCTGAAAAGGCCACTTCGACAAAAAGCGAAGTGGCCTTTTGATTTTTGTGCGGAGTAGAATGGACCTGTTCAACAATTAAACAACGTTCCCTTGATCGGCCCTCGCTGGCATTTCCAACCGGAGGTTCCCTCTTCGCCATCCTCGACGCCGGCCTGCTCAGCACCACCATCGGCTGGTTGCTGCTCTCCTCGGCGATCCAGCATGTCCCGGCGACTTTGGCCGGGCTCTTCCTGCTGCTGCAGCCGGCCCTGGCGCTGGTCTGGGAGGTGGTTGTCTTCGGCAAGCCGACCGGATTGATCGAGGCAACCGGTATGCGGCGCTGATGCTTTCTGCCTGATAGGAGGTTCGTGGCGCGATCAGTTAAGTCCCGTGCTGACCACAGGGGGCGGACCTTGGTAAGATCTGAAACAGCATGCCCCCATGACGGGAAGAAAGGACAAACGCATGGTCCTTGATGGATATTGCTTTTTCGGGACAACCAACAGGAAAAGTCTATACGCGCACCCCCATTCCGGTTTATCCTGAGTGTAACGGAGAGATACTCCGAAGGAATGGAAAGGAGCGCAAAATGCAACGTAGCAGATATGAATATCTATGTGCCGAAGTCGAAGCTGGAAATGACGCCTTTGTATGTCATCCGGACAGTAACGAGGAAGGGATCATTACCGGCTGCGTTTTGAAAACAGGCCACATGCTGGTCAAAACCGCCCAGGGGCAGACCCGCTGCTGGGACTTTAACAGCTGCAAGGACCTGCAACATCCGAAGCAGGGTCCCATGATCTAGGAGGGACGATGGCTCGCACAGCGTTTTGACGCTATGCGGGCCGTTTTTTCTCCGGGAGATGTGTCGAGGCTCTGGCGCTCGAAATTGAGAATTCCCCCGGCCAGAAGATGCTGGCGTTGCTGATGGGAGACATCCAGCAGGGCCATGATCTCATGGCCATTGATGCACACAGGGATCTCGCGGTCACCTGCCTGTATGCGGGTCCGAATTCCTTTGAAGACGATTTCATCCCCCTGCTTGATCTTCGCATGATCACCCGGGTCTTTGAATGTCAAGGACAATATCCCGAAGTTGCACAGGTTTGCTTTATGGATTCGGGCGAAACTCTTGGCAATCCCTCACCAGGGGGAGTCAAATCATGAGCGGAAACTGGCAACCTGCGTACCTGCAACTGGGGATCGAGGAGCTGCAGTGCCGGGCCGAAGAAGCCCTGCGGCACCTGGAGTCCTGTGACCTCTGCGCCAGGGGCTGCCACATCAATCGGCGTCTTGGTACCGAAGGTTTCTGTCGCACGGGTCCGAAGCTGCGTGTCTACAGCCACGGCCCGCACTTTGGCGAGGAGCGGCCTTTGGTCGGTTGCCGCGGATCAGGCACGATCTTCTTCAGCCGCTGCAACCTCAAATGCGTCTTCTGCCAGAACTGGGAGATCAGCCACAGGGGTGAGGGATGCCTGGTCGGCCCCGAAGAACTGGCGGCGATGATGCTGGCTCTGCAGGGGGCCGGCTGCCACAACATCAACCTGGTCTCACCCAGTCACGTCGTCGCTCAGATTCTCGGCGCCCTGCCGCTGGCGGTCGAACAGGGCCTGAAGATTCCCATCGCCTACAACAGCGGCGGCTATGACAGCCTCGCGGCCCTGCAACTGCTCGACGGCATCGTTGATATCTATCTGCCCGACATGAAGTTCGCCGATTCACGGAAGGCCGCCCCCTGGCTGGGCGTGAACGATTACGCCGAGGTTAACCGCGCCGCCCTTGCCGAGATGTACCGCCAGGTCGGGGTGCTGCAGTGCGGCCCGACCGGCATCGCCAGGCGCGGGCTGCTGATCCGCCACCTGATATTGCCCGACAACGCTGCCGGCACCGACGAACTGCTGCGTTTTGTCGCCGGCGAGCTGTCGCCGGATGTCCACATCAACCTGATGGACCAGTACCGCCCCTGCTACCGTGCCGACCAGTACCCGCCCCTGGATCGCCGCCCGACCCGCGCCGAGCTGTGCCAGGCCCGCCAGTGGGCCAAAGAGCTGGGGATGCGCAACCTGCTCGGGTAGATAATCGCCTGAATACGCAAGAGGCCGGGCTTGACAGGTTGGCCATAGCCGCGGCTCCCACCCGGTGTCGGAATCCCCGGAAGTCGATTTCAAGAACGGTATTCCGGTCCCAGGAACGGCCAATTTCCTAGTCGAGGCAGGTAAAGTCTATACGTGTAATTTTCCATGCCGGTTTGGGATAGTTCCCATCCCAATAGTTCCTCGCTTTGGCCTCAAAAAGCCTCGACCCGAAACTCCCACCGGCATTACGCACCATTGTGCGGGCATACACGGCGCCGCCCCGGTCACTGCGCGCCTGGATGGTCAGGTGCAATTTCCTACATTTGGGTCCACCGGATATCCGGCCGCTCAACTCGACGTGCTTAGGCTTCTGCTCGGCGCTGGTCCGTTCTATGACATAGGTTCGCCTGGCGGACGCATGGGATTTTTGGGGTAGCACTTTCGACTGAGCACGGGCCAGGTAGTTTCGGGTCTCCTGCGCCCTCCTTGCATCGATACGGGCCTGTTCGGATTCGGGGATAGAGATTGTGTTGAGAGGCTTGAGGTTCACCGGTTCGGCATTGGCAGTAGGTCGGTTCGAGAAGTGGGTCACCCCTTTCTCGTCAACCCAGCGGTAGATTTGATCCTCAGAGATTTCGGGTTGTGCGGCGGGCCTGTTTGAAGTGGTGGCACCGGGGTTGTTTACAACCTGCGGTCGGGGAGGCATGGGCTGCCGTGCCTGGGTGGGAGGTGTCTGCGGGCGAGTGTCCTTTGGGGCAAAGAAATGTATGCCCCACGCAATGGCCGCTGTGATGACCAGGCCGACCCAGAATATGTGCTTGTCCAAGTTTTCCCTCCATAGAAAACATTGGACTCTTTTTACGTTGGTCTGAATTACCTGTCAATCTTAACCTTGACGTCATTGCGGCCGGGTTTTTGATTGAGCCTGCCTACCATCCGGCAGGCTCTTCTGTTTCGCGGACGGCTCAAGAATAGGAAGGGACCGGGTAGTCGGTCGAGCGTAGGTCGCAGACCTCACGGGGCCAGAAGGACACATAGCCATTGACCTCGATCAGGATGGTGTCCTTGTCGCAGCCGAGAAAGGTGCCCCTGACCTGGATGTCCCTGTTGCTGAACAGCAGGGGGGTGCCGACCGGGGTCTTGGCGCACAGTTGCCGAAAGTCACGTTCTGTCATGGTCTTATCTCCTTTTGTTTGGCCGGCAGTCCGACGGGTCCGTCAATCCAGGGGGCCTGGTCCTGCCGCAGGATCTCGGGTCGTAGTGCCAGGGGGGACCGCCCAGGCCGAGGGGGGCGCTCCGTCAAACGGGGGCGCCTCTATTTCTATTCTACCCGATTGTCGAATCGGCGGGCGACTCTGCCGGTACCCCGGAGAGGATGTCGCCAGGGCCGCCGCCTGTGGTCACGGGTGCTCATACTTGTCGCACGACATTGGACCTTGAGCGATTGCGACGTCGCAAGTGTTTGAAATGGCTGACTCCATTCGTGAAAACCCGCTGTTTTGCGGCCGGCCGGCTGGCATGCCCCTTGAAAATGACAGCCGGTGCCGGGGGCAATCCCTTTCAGGCCGATGCGCCTTGTATCCCCCCGGAGCTGACGTATTCTTTTTCAGAATGCGAAATTCGCGACAGCGAGGTGATATCTATGCGAATGGACAAGTTGACCAGCAAGTTTCAGATGGCTCTGGCCGAGGCCCAGAGCCTGGCGGTGGAGCGTGACCATCAGTTCATCGAGCCGCTGCACCTGATGAGCGCCCTGCTCGATCAGGAGGACGGTACCGCCCGGCCTTTGCTGATGCAGGCCGGCGTCGATCTGCACCGGCTGCGCTCGCGGTTGAACGAGGCCTTGGAGCGGCTGCCGCGGGTGCAGGGCGCCGCCGGTGACGTCTATGCCTCCAATGAGCTGAGCCGACTGCTCAACCAGACCGAAAAGCTGGCCCGCAAGCGTCGGGACCAGTACATCGCCAGCGAGCTCTTTCTGCTGGCGGCGGTGGAGGACCAGGGAACGCTGGGCGAGATTCTGCGCCAGGCCGGCGCCACCCGGGAGGCGCTCGAACGGGCGGTCGAGGCGATGCGCGGCGGCCAGACGGTGAACGATGCCAACGCCGAGGACCAGCGGCAGGCGCTGGAGAAGTACACCATCGACCTGACGGCCCGGGCCGAGCAGGGCAAGCTCGATCCGGTCATCGGCCGTGACGACGAAATCCGTCGCACCATCCAGGTGCTGCAGCGCCGCACCAAGAACAACCCGGTGCTGATCGGCGAGCCCGGCGTCGGCAAGACCGCCATCGTCGAGGGACTGGCCCAGCGTATCGTCAATGGCGAGGTGCCGGAGGGGCTGAAGAACAAACGGCTGCTCGCCCTCGACATGGGGTCGCTCATTGCTGGCGCCAAGTACCGGGGCGAGTTCGAGGAACGCCTCAAGGCGGTGCTCAAGGAGCTGTCCCAGCAGGAGGGACAGATCATCCTCTTCATCGACGAGATGCACACCATGGTCGGCGCCGGCAAGGCCGAAGGGGCCATGGACGCCGGCAACATGCTCAAGCCGGCCCTGGCGCGCGGCGAACTGCACTGCGTCGGCGCCACCACCCTCGACGAGTACCGCAAGTACATCGAAAAGGATGCCGCCCTTGAGCGGCGGTTTCAGAAGGTGTTGGTCGACGAACCGAGCGTCGAGGACACCATCGCCATTCTGCGTGGTCTCAAGGAGCGCTACGAGGTGCATCACGGCGTCGAGATCACCGACCCGGCGCTGGTGGCGGCGGCGACCCTGTCGCATCGCTACATCTCCGACCGGCAGCTGCCTGACAAGGCCATCGACCTG containing:
- a CDS encoding radical SAM protein, which codes for MVRHSEPIPCVMEETPNQRFAVALADGLRVEAVWYASGTLCISSQAGCALGCPFCASGRGGLRRNLTLAELEQQVEQARNLGLAPRRLTLSGIGEPLHNLATVRRFIETCRARQLPVSLTTTGTPLAKLREALRLPHNGLMLSLHAGSTATHRRLVPRGPDYDALWELLDRELPRLSRRNRRRIGINYLLLAGENDSAEELDRLARRLAPHPELTLHLLVCNPVPDSPFRSPPQESIDAIHTRLRAAGIQVRRANRWRRQQEGGCGTLVLRH
- a CDS encoding helix-turn-helix domain-containing protein, whose product is MAFCFLRCSQTYQQLNNVPESDPIAQLIMQIITKSHMTQKEAAEVLGMTQPKVSLIMNGRLEDFSLERLIMAMTSLDRDVEIRIRKKPRSREHARLNVVYV
- a CDS encoding acyl-CoA dehydratase activase; the encoded protein is MPQAKKRPVVIGLDSGSTGVKIVTVDTGTGGIIEVLPYRRHHNNYEQTARALLRELLGRYDVQAVNVTGSTGKVLHLAWPSTSFVAEVEAQAAGARSLNPEVEAVIDGGGSEIKFFKVDREGRICDFAMNPECAAGSGNFLDVQAKRLILEIDDDSNPARHFPTLGLEAIRSGKTVPISGRCSVFAKSDMIHQQQKLVSVAAIVGGLHESMANNIKATIIQQRLRGFRGILAFQGGLSQNTSLCHCLATQLGLAPNQLFRHQFGYAAGAIGAALAGTRTPFDPTDLDRETRNGTTHHVWEKLTEDFRAEKGEVSSVTCDLVPGGPRLRAYLGIDIGSVSTNVVLLEEGSEQVLAKYYGPTMGRPIEAVKKGLVDMVEDLASQLGIRGPLEEKVAAVERRIEIAGVATTGSGRFMTGHFLPADCIRNEITAQATGAVRLAKPLGVHIDTIFEIGGQDSKYIKLNPDGGVRDYTMNKVCAAGCGSFLEEQAEKLALNVKEEFARIALSAERPANLGDRCTVFIESVLDSLSGSGEPRENLVAGLAYSVAHNYLNRVVEGRDIEGNIFFQGGTAFNRAVVLAFQKVLNKPVWVTPHNEVTGAVGAACLAKDYVKEQLAENPGYRTPFCGMLEAINKPYESEERSCRQCPNRCELQVVKVRETVAGPDGQPATCQRMIFYGDRCDEMNLNQGRGRTKQADSYHDQRNRILFDQPLKPQNPNGKRIGIPRAMSMWGEHFPLWTTLFTELGFEVVLSGATTKTTIGRGAATSLSDYCVPIRTAHGAVQELLEQEPKPDYIFIPHLITYEKRNPRTTPYACLWTQCLPIAIGEAFDFEARGVKLLRPVCEFQRQGHQMFELEEYLTEELGISKRRVQKGLEKGFEAMRKTRKHIVELGKTVLKELGPEHPAFLVIGRAYNSCDPGLSLDIALKLQRLGHPAIPMEFLPLEEIPLVEDLSNMYWKSGERILSAFRYAAEHEGLIPIWITNFGCGPDSFIRKQVRHVMGERPYLEIELDEHTADAGIITRIEAFYDSYRSTLESVRKRAREKQQKKPAHKFEISGKEVGRGRVLTFCYMDDATFALAAIFRSRGLEAVVLPRTSPESLALGKRYSSGQECVPYQTTLGDKLLFLTSDKKRYQVLPDEVRTFDREIRAEDVIFYDPFASGPCRFGQYNEGYKRIYEELGIPVRMLCSGDFNNYVDIFKDAWDAFRTVLLAYDGICATDTLQKAKRIVRPVAENPEEVTALYHKAVAEVVMVLEKSGDSFFAVRAKQEGIEDILRRYAKAFAAVPRNPEKEADIANVGMFGEIYVRSERFINESLIDRLEQCGIRTYLAPTNEWIQYANYEYLWDRKTWERCRNPWQVLRRLSYRRHQIDARLKRWWMPHRLRKLQEPFRSLEGWLEDPHIEDTIAAATNKVPFHIKGELILSWGLIREIQHNPNLHGIVNIGPFGCMPSKVVSTLLHNPEITKPVYDANYDGSVTNTRSLKIETFASQVKAYARKARMPLGEKRSLGDWDAGFEPE
- a CDS encoding EamA family transporter; this encodes MCGVEWTCSTIKQRSLDRPSLAFPTGGSLFAILDAGLLSTTIGWLLLSSAIQHVPATLAGLFLLLQPALALVWEVVVFGKPTGLIEATGMRR
- a CDS encoding radical SAM protein encodes the protein MSGNWQPAYLQLGIEELQCRAEEALRHLESCDLCARGCHINRRLGTEGFCRTGPKLRVYSHGPHFGEERPLVGCRGSGTIFFSRCNLKCVFCQNWEISHRGEGCLVGPEELAAMMLALQGAGCHNINLVSPSHVVAQILGALPLAVEQGLKIPIAYNSGGYDSLAALQLLDGIVDIYLPDMKFADSRKAAPWLGVNDYAEVNRAALAEMYRQVGVLQCGPTGIARRGLLIRHLILPDNAAGTDELLRFVAGELSPDVHINLMDQYRPCYRADQYPPLDRRPTRAELCQARQWAKELGMRNLLG
- a CDS encoding DUF4124 domain-containing protein, producing MDKHIFWVGLVITAAIAWGIHFFAPKDTRPQTPPTQARQPMPPRPQVVNNPGATTSNRPAAQPEISEDQIYRWVDEKGVTHFSNRPTANAEPVNLKPLNTISIPESEQARIDARRAQETRNYLARAQSKVLPQKSHASARRTYVIERTSAEQKPKHVELSGRISGGPKCRKLHLTIQARSDRGGAVYARTMVRNAGGSFGSRLFEAKARNYWDGNYPKPAWKITRIDFTCLD